The segment TCCGCTCCACCACGGCGATTAACATTATGTTCATAATTCCAATACCGCCGACTAAAAGAGATATCGCGGCAATAGCCGCTAAAAAATATGTCAGGGAATCGGTAATGGAAGAAAAAATTTCAAGAGCCTGAGTTTGCGCCCTGAGACTAAAATCATCAGGTTCATTTTTCTCAAGTTTATGGCGGTCACGAAGAAGCGCCCTGATGTCAGCCACGGCTCGGTCAACGTTTTCCTCGGAATCTATTTGAACTCTGGCCAAAGAAACGTAATTAACGCCCAACATTATCTTCTGCGCAGTCGAAATCGGAATGAAAGATAGGGCATCTTGATTTTCAAACATTTGCGTACCCTGTTTTTCCATAACGCCAATTACTTTAAATTCTTCTTTTTTTATTTTAATATTTTTTCCAATAGGATTATTATCTCCAAATAATTCTTCGGCAACATCTGATCCCAGCACAACTACCCTGGCCAGGCCCTTTTCTTCGTCCTCACTAAAAAAACGTCCGCTTGCTACCTCCGCGCCGTGCACTTTAGTATAACTCACCGTTGTTCCGACAAATGTTCCGTCATATTTTCTTTCCCGCCACTGGAAAGTTCCTACTCCGCGATTGTAATAAGTCACAGCTATGGCATTCGGGACATTATTGTTTTTCAAAATCGCGTCGAGGTCGGCATTTTTTAAAGTAGTATTAACAATTCCAAGCGCCGACGGCGGCGGCCCCTCTTCTTCCGACGCGCCTGGAAAAATTCCGATTAAATTTGACCCCATTCCCTTTACTTGATTTAAAATCAAACTCTGCGCTCCACCACCCACGGAAACAATAATGATGACTGAGGCAATACCAATAATTATCCCGAGCATTGTCATAAATGTTCGGGATTTTTTTGTTTTAAGTCCGATGTAAGCAATGCGAATTGTTGACTGCAAATCCATAGCACTATTTTATTAAAACATCTTCGTTTCTAGCAAAAAGGCGCTGCTTAACCTCCTCGTCTGCCTGAACTGTCCCGTCCATAACTTTTATAATACGCCGCGCGTGTTCGGCTGTATATTTTTCATGAGTGACAAGAATAATAGTTTTCCCCTTTTCATTCAAAGTTTGCAAAATTTCCATAACTAATTTTCCACTTTTAGAATCAAGGTTGCCGGTCGGTTCGTCGGCAAAAATAACTTCTGGCTCAGTTACAAGCGCCCGGGCAATAGCCACTCTCTGTTTTTCGCCGCCCGATAATTGATTAGAAAGATTATCCATGCGGTGGTATAGCCCGACTGCCTTAATCGCCTCAACAATAGCCTCGTGCTGATCTTTTATTCTCTTTTTTTCATCGTAGAGAAGCGGAAGGCGGACGTTGTCATACACGGAAGTTTTGGGTAAAAGATTGAAAGACTGAAAAATAAAACCTATCTTCTCGTTTCTAATTACGGCTAGTTCATCATCAGTAAATTGTGCTCCATCCTTACCCTCAAAAAAATATTGTCCGCAGGTTTGCCTCTCCAAAAAACCTAAAATCTGCATCAGAGTTGATTTTCCCGAACCGGACGGCCCCATAATCGCGACAAACTCCCCTCTCCTAATTTCAAGGTCAATGTTATGCAGAACCTTAGTGATTACTCCATCGTTATCGTATTCTTTGCAAAGATGAATAGTTTTTATAAGCGGCTGTTCCATATTAAGGTTTTTTCTCTAAAATAATAACTTTGTCTCCGACCGAGAGGCCCGAAATAACCTCTACCTCGCCTTCATCGCCGCGCAAACCCACCTCCACGTCTTTCTCTATCGGTTTGCCATCTACGAGAATTTTTACAAATTGTCTGCCATTTTCATCTTCTTCAAGCGCCCGATAAGGCATAGTCAAAACATTTTCCCGACTTGCTGTTAAAATATCGCAGTTTGCCGTCATGCCAATTTTTATTTCATAAGTTGATTCATCTATTTCCGCTTTAACTTTATAATAAACAACGTCTTGAATAACTGTTTCCGCCGGATAAACTAAAATTACCTGACCATTAAACTTGACACTATCAGGGTAGGCATCAAGCGTTATGGAAACTTTATTTCCAACTTTAACCTTGGCGATATCAGATTCGGGAATATCAACCTCAACATAAAATTTATTTTTTCCAAGCATAGAAACAACAGCCTTTGTTAAACTTAGCTGCTCGCCCACACTATAATTCACAAATGTTATTTTTCCATCAGTTGGAGCTTTCAGGATATAATCATCGAGCTGGCTTCTATAAAATTGGAGCGAAGCGCTCGCCTGCGCGACCTGGGCACGATAATAAGATACGTCTACTGTGCGTGGTGTGGCTGTTTTATAATCACGTTGGGCTTTAGCTAAATTATAAGAACCCAGGGCGCTATCCACAATAGCCT is part of the Patescibacteria group bacterium genome and harbors:
- a CDS encoding ABC transporter permease; translated protein: MDLQSTIRIAYIGLKTKKSRTFMTMLGIIIGIASVIIIVSVGGGAQSLILNQVKGMGSNLIGIFPGASEEEGPPPSALGIVNTTLKNADLDAILKNNNVPNAIAVTYYNRGVGTFQWRERKYDGTFVGTTVSYTKVHGAEVASGRFFSEDEEKGLARVVVLGSDVAEELFGDNNPIGKNIKIKKEEFKVIGVMEKQGTQMFENQDALSFIPISTAQKIMLGVNYVSLARVQIDSEENVDRAVADIRALLRDRHKLEKNEPDDFSLRAQTQALEIFSSITDSLTYFLAAIAAISLLVGGIGIMNIMLIAVVERTREVGLRKSLGAKNKNILSQFLAEAIVVTLSGGVVGIIFGISISFLVALVARQLGYEWDLIISYKAILLACSISILIGLVFGIYPARRAAKLNPIEALRYE
- a CDS encoding ABC transporter ATP-binding protein, whose translation is MEQPLIKTIHLCKEYDNDGVITKVLHNIDLEIRRGEFVAIMGPSGSGKSTLMQILGFLERQTCGQYFFEGKDGAQFTDDELAVIRNEKIGFIFQSFNLLPKTSVYDNVRLPLLYDEKKRIKDQHEAIVEAIKAVGLYHRMDNLSNQLSGGEKQRVAIARALVTEPEVIFADEPTGNLDSKSGKLVMEILQTLNEKGKTIILVTHEKYTAEHARRIIKVMDGTVQADEEVKQRLFARNEDVLIK